Proteins from a single region of Juglans microcarpa x Juglans regia isolate MS1-56 chromosome 5S, Jm3101_v1.0, whole genome shotgun sequence:
- the LOC121267242 gene encoding uncharacterized protein LOC121267242, whose amino-acid sequence MATRRRVRNLGGLNVGNEEDGCTIEQFNQMHPPTFDGCGDPTLAEDWIQDIEEVLCVLNCTYKQKVLYSAFKLTGEAKRWWILERTIREADGRGVIRDAGAKDFANLVQGTMMVHQYAARYVELSRFASYLIPDEEKKTRKFEEGLNNQIYERVVVLQIQNFSKLVDKATIVEQSFKKSVELQEQRKGSTPLGFPLSENQGPWKRMKLVNNPG is encoded by the exons ATGGCTACTCGACGTCGTGTTCGAAATCTTGGGGGCTTGAATGTAGGAAATGAAGAGGATGGATGCACCATAGAGCAGTTCAATCAGATGCACCCTCCCACTTTTGATGGTTGTGGTGACCCGACCTTAGCTGAGGATTGGATCCAGGACATTGAGGAGGTACTCTGTGTCTTGAATTGTACTTACAAACAAAAAGTATTGTACTCCGCCTTCAAGCTGACCGGTGAGGCTAAACGATGGTGGATATTAGAGAGAACCATcagggaagctgatgggaggggagTG ATCAGGGATGCTGGGGCCAAGGACTTTGCCAACTTAGTACAGGGTACTATGATGGTGCACCAATATGCGGCTAGATATGTTGAACTATCACGCTTTGCCTCATATCTGATacctgatgaggagaagaagaccCGAAAATTTGAGGAGGGACTAAATAACCAGATTTATGAGCGAGTGGTGGTCCTTCAGATCCAAAACTTCTCAAAATTAGTAGATAAGGCCACAATAGTCGAGCAAAGCTTCAAGAAAAGCGTTGAACTCCAGGAGCAAAGGAAGGGGTCGACGCCATTGGGGTTTCCCTTGAGCGAGAATCAAGGACCATGGAAGAGGATGAAGTTAGTGAACAACCCAGGCTAG
- the LOC121267241 gene encoding uncharacterized protein LOC121267241 translates to MVSEEDCMKALARKVNDVDGIPYRPFHWTPNFKEEEEPSIVPVWIVLPGLPPNYYHESFLKILTAPIGRFIRSDNSTRCVTRTDGVRICVEMDVAKKPLPYFWIGMPGLGTSRKQEIIYETLPAFCSKCKIQGHNLKTCRAGKKSAGSNVWVRQQEPIVEEPTEKITTPVVEDTEVETNKGTEENRVLGDPILLVEELELEKDQEENLEIADLAEEMNPVRLEDGSMSDPEPEKNAEVFLQEKEYHSDAEDEVVKRKYQKLQFEKIRSSRRVITRTQKFTQ, encoded by the exons ATGGTTTCGGAAGAAGACTGCATGAAGGCTCTGGCTCGTAAAGTTAATGATGTAGACGGAATTCCTTACCGTCCATTTCACTGGACTCCAAactttaaagaagaagaagaaccctCGATTGTACCGGTGTGGATTGTACTTCCAGGTTTGCCTCCTAACTATTATCATGAGTCCTTTCTTAAAATTCTTACAGCCCCTATTGGTAGATTTATTAGAAGTGATAACTCTACTCGTTGTGTTACTCGAACCGATGGTGTTCGTATTTGTGTGGAAATGGATGTTGCAAAGAAACCTTTACCTTATTTTTGGATTGGGATGCCTGGTCTGGGAACTAGCCGAAAGcaagaaattatatatgaaactcTGCCTGCGTTCTGTTCTAAGTGTAAAATACAGGGGCACAATTTAAAGACTTGCCGTGCTGGGAAAAAGAGTGCAGGAAGTAATGTGTGGGTTCGACAACAAGAACCGATTGTGGAAGAGCCGACAGAAAAGATTACTACCCCAGTTGTTGAGGATACAGAAGTTGAAACAAACAAAGGTACTGAAGAGAATCGGGTGTTAGGTGATCCCATTCTTTTGGTTGAGGAGTTGGAACTGGAAAAGGATCAAGAGGAAAATCTTGAGATTGCGGATCTTGCGGAAGAAATGAACCCA GTACGCTTGGAAGATGGTTCGATGTCTGATCCGGAACCTGAGAAAAATGCGGAAGTATTTTTGCAGGAGAAGGAATATCATTCAGATGCAGAAGATGAAGTTGTAAAGAGAAAATATCAAAAGCTGCAGTTTGAGAAAATCAGGAGCTCCAGGCGGGTGATCACTAGAACACAAAAGTTTACTCAATGA